The Fervidibacillus albus genome contains a region encoding:
- a CDS encoding TIGR01777 family oxidoreductase produces the protein MKCVIAGGTGVVGNGLADLFLNHGYDVTILTRRFNRTDGKRKYVKWLGEGDHPENELEGVDYVINLAGTSLNEGRWSQKRKAQIMNSRLRTVEELIRIINKLEHKPKVLINASAIGIYPPSDEAVYTERAELKADDFLGTVVQRWEEKAQQFEKMQIRTVFARFGLILANEGGALPLLQLPYRMFFGGKIGSGNQWVSWIHIVDAARALFFIAENEQISGPVNVTAPQPVRMHAFGKTVAKSLHRPDWFVVPSKVLQLLLGEKSMLVLKGQHVYPEKLMDSGFSFSYPNLNSALLQLEKEKKER, from the coding sequence TTGAAATGTGTAATCGCTGGAGGAACGGGAGTCGTCGGCAACGGTTTGGCGGACCTGTTCCTCAATCACGGGTATGATGTAACGATTTTAACCCGGAGATTCAATCGAACGGACGGAAAAAGAAAATATGTGAAATGGCTAGGGGAAGGGGATCACCCGGAAAACGAATTGGAAGGTGTAGATTATGTCATAAATCTTGCGGGCACATCTTTAAATGAAGGGCGGTGGAGTCAAAAACGGAAAGCACAAATAATGAATAGTCGGCTGCGGACGGTCGAGGAACTCATTCGAATTATCAACAAACTCGAACATAAACCGAAAGTATTGATAAACGCCAGTGCAATCGGAATTTATCCACCATCGGATGAAGCGGTATATACGGAACGGGCGGAACTGAAAGCGGACGATTTCCTCGGCACCGTCGTTCAAAGGTGGGAAGAGAAGGCACAACAATTTGAAAAGATGCAAATTAGGACAGTATTTGCCCGTTTCGGTCTCATTTTAGCGAATGAGGGAGGGGCTTTACCGCTTCTCCAGTTACCATATCGCATGTTTTTCGGTGGCAAAATCGGTTCTGGAAACCAATGGGTATCGTGGATTCATATTGTCGATGCAGCACGGGCACTTTTCTTCATTGCGGAAAATGAACAAATAAGCGGACCGGTCAATGTCACCGCTCCTCAACCCGTACGTATGCATGCATTCGGAAAAACGGTAGCGAAAAGTTTACATAGACCCGACTGGTTCGTTGTTCCATCGAAAGTTTTACAACTTTTGCTCGGTGAAAAAAGTATGCTCGTTTTAAAAGGTCAACACGTGTACCCGGAAAAATTAATGGACTCCGGTTTTTCCTTTTCTTATCCGAATTTAAACTCGGCACTACTCCAGTTGGAAAAAGAAAAAAAGGAACGTTAA